One Polaribacter sp. SA4-12 genomic window carries:
- the fmt gene encoding methionyl-tRNA formyltransferase, giving the protein MKDLRIVFMGTPDFAVTILKHLVENDYNVVGVITASDKPAGRGRKLNESAVKKYATSVNLPILQPTNLKNEDFNKELKALKADLQIVVAFRMLPAMVWKMPKYGTFNLHASLLPEYRGAAPIHWAIINGETKTGVTTFFIDDKIDTGEIILQEEIEVLETETVGTLHDKLMNLGAGLVSKTVDLIETGKVSTTKQPDLEEKSASKLNPENCRIDWTDSIDNIYNKIRGLNPFPAAWSIIKNEEEEISSKIYAVRKENEAHNIAVGKIIATKKELKVAVTKGFIIIDEIKLSGKKKMDAKSLLNGFTFSSEARFI; this is encoded by the coding sequence ATGAAAGACTTACGTATTGTTTTTATGGGAACTCCAGATTTTGCTGTTACTATTTTAAAACACTTAGTAGAAAATGATTATAATGTTGTTGGCGTTATAACAGCATCAGATAAACCTGCAGGAAGAGGAAGAAAGTTAAATGAATCTGCAGTAAAAAAATATGCAACTTCTGTAAACCTACCGATTTTGCAACCTACAAATTTAAAAAATGAAGACTTTAATAAGGAATTAAAAGCTTTAAAAGCAGATTTACAAATTGTAGTTGCTTTTAGAATGTTACCAGCAATGGTTTGGAAAATGCCTAAATATGGTACTTTTAATTTACACGCTTCCTTATTACCAGAATATAGAGGTGCAGCGCCAATACATTGGGCAATTATAAATGGAGAAACCAAAACTGGTGTTACTACCTTTTTTATTGATGATAAAATTGATACAGGTGAAATTATCTTACAAGAAGAAATTGAAGTTTTAGAAACTGAAACTGTTGGTACACTTCATGACAAATTGATGAACTTAGGAGCTGGTTTAGTTTCTAAAACGGTAGACTTAATAGAAACCGGAAAAGTCAGCACCACAAAACAACCTGATTTAGAAGAAAAATCTGCTTCAAAATTGAATCCAGAAAACTGTAGAATAGATTGGACAGATTCAATAGACAATATATATAATAAAATTAGAGGTTTAAATCCTTTTCCAGCAGCTTGGTCAATTATAAAAAATGAAGAAGAAGAAATTTCTTCTAAAATTTATGCTGTTAGAAAAGAAAATGAAGCACATAATATAGCAGTTGGTAAAATTATTGCAACAAAGAAAGAATTGAAAGTCGCTGTTACTAAAGGATTCATCATTATTGATGAAATTAAGTTATCTGGAAAGAAAAAAATGGATGCTAAAAGTTTATTAAATGGCTTCACTTTTTCATCTGAAGCGAGATTCATCTAA
- a CDS encoding RecQ family ATP-dependent DNA helicase: MISSKEILKKYWGFSEFRALQEEIITTVLEQKDVIALLPTGGGKSICFQVPALAKGGVCLVISPLIALMQDQVESLTQKGIKATSIKSGSTQDEIITLFDNIKFGGTKFLYISPERLQSFFIQQKIKELNINLIAIDEAHCISEWGHDFRPSYRNIKILRELKPDVPFIALTATANEKVLKDISTNLDLKEPQIFKKSFSRDNLAYQIFTIEDKLQRLLQIFTKTKTPAIVYVNSRKKTEQIAAFLNANNFKSSFYHGGLSSVEKNISFENWMTEKTPIIVATNAFGMGIDKANVSLVIHLDIPSSIENYVQETGRAGRNNKKSFAVLLFNKSDTLLFKDRLEKTLLSIKEIKEIHKKLYQYFQISLGELIEEPFSFNLLEFCKKYNFSVLKVDTALKILSNNGIIEISSHYNKKSTLLFIVNSKTVLNYLDKNPFIKKFTNSILRTYAGLFEQEVNINEFFIAKKAGITTNLVLSNFERLQEDNIIEYKAVKNESDLTFLFPREDDYTINRFSKEMKQFINQKKKKSEDLIQFINNDTICRSIQVLGYFDEVKAEKCGICDVCISENRKSTVNLASEIIQLLKNHRSLSSAEISESLVANEKDILIHLRLLLTDDKIKINHQNKYQLNL, encoded by the coding sequence ATGATTTCTTCTAAAGAAATATTAAAAAAATATTGGGGCTTTTCAGAATTTAGAGCCCTACAAGAAGAAATAATCACAACCGTTTTAGAACAAAAAGATGTAATTGCTTTGTTGCCTACTGGTGGAGGAAAATCTATTTGTTTTCAAGTTCCTGCATTGGCAAAAGGCGGTGTTTGCTTGGTAATTTCTCCTTTAATTGCATTAATGCAAGATCAAGTAGAAAGCTTAACTCAAAAAGGAATTAAAGCAACAAGTATTAAATCTGGATCTACACAAGATGAAATAATCACTTTGTTTGATAATATTAAATTCGGTGGAACTAAATTCTTATATATTTCTCCAGAAAGATTGCAATCTTTTTTTATTCAGCAAAAAATAAAAGAATTAAATATTAATTTAATTGCAATTGATGAAGCGCATTGTATCTCTGAATGGGGACACGATTTTAGACCTTCTTACAGAAATATTAAAATTTTAAGAGAATTAAAACCTGATGTTCCTTTTATTGCATTAACCGCAACAGCAAACGAAAAAGTTCTTAAAGACATTTCTACAAATCTGGATTTAAAAGAACCACAGATTTTTAAAAAATCGTTTTCTAGAGATAATTTAGCCTATCAAATTTTTACAATTGAAGATAAATTACAACGTTTACTTCAAATTTTCACCAAAACAAAAACACCAGCAATTGTTTATGTCAATTCTAGAAAAAAAACAGAACAGATTGCTGCTTTTTTAAACGCCAACAACTTTAAAAGTTCTTTTTACCACGGAGGATTATCATCCGTAGAAAAAAATATTTCTTTTGAAAATTGGATGACTGAAAAAACCCCCATTATTGTTGCTACAAATGCATTCGGAATGGGAATTGACAAAGCTAATGTTAGTTTGGTAATTCATTTAGATATTCCTTCTAGTATTGAAAATTACGTACAAGAAACGGGTAGAGCTGGTAGAAACAATAAAAAATCATTTGCCGTTTTGTTATTTAATAAAAGCGACACATTATTATTTAAAGATCGATTAGAGAAAACGTTATTAAGCATCAAAGAGATTAAAGAGATTCATAAAAAATTATATCAATATTTTCAAATTTCTTTAGGTGAATTGATTGAAGAACCTTTTTCTTTTAATCTTTTAGAATTTTGTAAAAAATATAATTTCTCTGTTTTAAAGGTTGATACCGCTCTTAAAATTTTATCAAACAACGGAATTATAGAAATTAGCAGTCATTATAATAAGAAATCTACACTCCTATTTATTGTGAATAGTAAAACGGTTTTAAATTATTTGGATAAAAATCCTTTTATAAAGAAATTCACAAATTCAATTTTAAGGACGTATGCTGGTTTATTTGAGCAAGAAGTAAATATTAATGAGTTTTTTATTGCTAAAAAAGCAGGAATTACAACCAATCTTGTGTTATCGAATTTCGAGCGTTTACAAGAAGATAATATTATTGAGTATAAAGCTGTAAAAAATGAATCTGACCTTACTTTTTTATTTCCTAGAGAAGATGATTACACTATAAATCGATTTTCAAAAGAAATGAAGCAGTTTATAAATCAGAAGAAAAAGAAATCTGAAGACTTAATTCAGTTTATAAATAACGACACTATTTGTAGAAGTATTCAGGTTTTAGGTTATTTTGATGAAGTAAAGGCAGAAAAATGCGGCATTTGTGATGTTTGTATTTCAGAAAACAGAAAGTCGACTGTAAATTTAGCATCAGAAATAATTCAACTTCTAAAGAACCATCGCAGTTTATCATCCGCAGAAATTAGTGAATCTTTAGTTGCGAATGAAAAAGACATTTTAATACATTTGCGACTATTACTAACGGATGATAAAATCAAAATAAATCATCAGAATAAATACCAACTAAATTTATAA
- a CDS encoding AAA family ATPase — MQQKILLIGGPGTGKTSVLNELIKRDYFCFPEISREVTLKAKEQGIEQMFLTQPLLFSQMLLEGREQQFLDAEKSDSELVFFDRGIPDVHAYMDFFKTEYPSIYIEKSKQYKYDKVFHFSPWKDIHEIDNERYETFEETTAIDVFLMKSYSDLGYNIINVPFGSLDERTNFVLNSLSCEL, encoded by the coding sequence ATGCAGCAAAAAATTCTATTAATTGGCGGACCAGGAACAGGAAAAACTTCGGTTTTAAATGAATTAATTAAGCGAGATTATTTTTGCTTTCCAGAAATATCTAGAGAAGTAACTTTAAAAGCGAAAGAACAAGGTATAGAACAAATGTTTTTAACGCAACCTTTACTATTTAGCCAAATGTTATTAGAAGGTAGAGAGCAACAATTTTTAGACGCAGAGAAATCTGATTCTGAACTTGTTTTTTTTGATAGAGGAATTCCTGATGTTCATGCGTACATGGATTTCTTTAAAACGGAATATCCATCAATTTATATTGAAAAAAGTAAGCAATATAAATATGACAAAGTATTTCATTTTTCTCCATGGAAAGACATTCATGAAATTGATAATGAGCGTTATGAAACTTTTGAAGAAACAACTGCAATTGATGTTTTTTTAATGAAATCATATTCAGATTTAGGTTACAATATTATTAATGTTCCTTTTGGCTCTTTAGATGAAAGAACCAATTTTGTGCTTAATTCACTTTCTTGTGAATTATGA
- a CDS encoding DUF493 family protein: MSDKKEFYTKLKAQLDDTTTFPADYLYKFIVPTDANQVGEVEEIFNDSGAVINKKKSKTGKYVSVSIVIKIEISEHVITYYQKAEKIKGIISL; encoded by the coding sequence ATGAGCGATAAGAAAGAGTTTTACACAAAATTGAAAGCACAATTAGATGATACAACTACATTTCCTGCCGATTATCTGTATAAGTTTATTGTACCTACGGATGCTAATCAGGTAGGTGAAGTAGAAGAGATATTTAACGATTCTGGAGCTGTAATAAATAAAAAAAAATCAAAGACAGGGAAATATGTTAGCGTTTCTATCGTAATAAAGATAGAAATATCAGAGCATGTAATTACATATTATCAAAAAGCAGAAAAAATTAAAGGAATAATTTCGTTATAA
- a CDS encoding peptidylprolyl isomerase: MRKIVLLVVLSISVSVFAQKKDKKLITIDGEKITVSEFKRVYEKNLDAIDNEDAKSVTKNLELYINYKLKVKEAYAIKLDTLPSYKREMETYKNQLSAPYLQDTTFIDKLVKDAYFRTKNQVKAKHILIRMPREATPKDTLLAYNKIFKLRERILNGEKFEVVAAESSDDKSAQDDPKTGRKGNGGNLGYFSAFNMVYPFENAAYSTKIGEISMPFKTQFGYHIMQVDDFKESKGEIEAAHILIRDTSAVGEKKIVDVYIKLQAKEKFEDLAKEYSEDPGSKGNGGKLGKFGAGRMVKPFSDAAFSLENVNDYSKPFKTRFGWHIVKLIKKYPIKSFDEMKKGLKTKVKKSSRMQLSEKAVVNKLKKEYSIIEFEDAKKILDRKNLRSIPKDSLQGTIISINDKKVTQETFIKYIRNRRHLATFKLFEMFKEDQIMTYYKENLIHTEPEYAYTLKEYEDGLLLFELMQNKIWTKSSKDTLGLKKYFESNTVNYKTDDLKSIKGQVINDYQNFLEKNWIADLRKKSKIKVDKKQLKKLIKFYGKN; this comes from the coding sequence ATGAGAAAAATAGTTTTATTAGTTGTTTTAAGTATATCAGTATCAGTTTTCGCACAGAAAAAAGATAAAAAACTAATTACAATAGATGGAGAAAAAATAACAGTTTCAGAATTTAAAAGAGTTTATGAAAAGAATTTAGACGCTATAGATAATGAAGATGCTAAAAGTGTAACTAAAAATTTAGAGTTATATATAAACTATAAGTTAAAAGTGAAAGAAGCTTACGCAATTAAGCTTGATACTTTACCTTCTTATAAAAGAGAAATGGAAACGTATAAAAACCAACTTTCTGCTCCTTATTTACAAGACACTACTTTTATAGACAAATTAGTAAAAGATGCTTATTTTAGGACTAAAAATCAAGTAAAAGCAAAGCACATCTTAATAAGAATGCCTAGAGAAGCAACACCAAAAGACACTTTATTAGCTTATAATAAAATTTTTAAATTAAGAGAGCGTATTTTAAACGGTGAAAAATTTGAAGTAGTTGCTGCTGAGTCTTCTGATGATAAATCTGCACAAGATGATCCAAAAACAGGTAGAAAAGGAAATGGTGGTAATTTAGGTTATTTCTCTGCTTTTAATATGGTGTACCCTTTTGAGAATGCTGCTTATTCTACTAAAATTGGTGAAATTTCGATGCCTTTTAAAACGCAATTTGGTTATCATATAATGCAAGTAGACGATTTTAAAGAGTCTAAAGGAGAAATTGAAGCAGCTCATATTCTAATTAGAGATACTTCTGCTGTTGGAGAAAAGAAGATTGTTGATGTTTATATTAAATTACAAGCGAAAGAAAAGTTTGAAGACTTAGCTAAAGAATATTCAGAAGATCCAGGATCTAAAGGTAATGGAGGTAAATTAGGTAAGTTTGGTGCAGGAAGAATGGTGAAACCGTTTTCTGACGCTGCATTTTCTTTAGAAAATGTTAACGATTACTCTAAGCCTTTTAAAACTCGTTTTGGATGGCATATTGTTAAGTTAATAAAGAAATACCCTATTAAGTCTTTTGATGAAATGAAAAAAGGTTTAAAAACAAAAGTTAAAAAGAGTTCTAGAATGCAATTGTCTGAAAAAGCAGTTGTGAATAAATTAAAAAAAGAATATTCTATTATAGAGTTTGAAGACGCAAAAAAGATTTTAGATAGAAAGAATTTAAGATCGATTCCTAAAGATTCTTTACAAGGTACAATTATCAGTATTAATGATAAAAAAGTAACGCAAGAAACTTTTATTAAGTATATTAGAAATAGAAGACATTTGGCAACCTTTAAACTTTTTGAAATGTTTAAAGAAGATCAAATAATGACATATTATAAAGAAAACTTAATTCATACAGAACCAGAATATGCGTATACATTAAAAGAGTATGAAGATGGTTTGTTACTTTTTGAATTAATGCAAAATAAAATTTGGACAAAGTCTTCTAAAGATACTCTTGGTTTAAAAAAATATTTCGAATCTAATACAGTTAATTACAAAACAGATGATTTAAAATCGATAAAAGGGCAGGTGATTAACGATTATCAAAACTTTTTAGAGAAAAACTGGATTGCAGATTTAAGAAAGAAAAGTAAAATTAAAGTTGATAAAAAACAATTAAAGAAACTAATTAAATTCTACGGAAAAAATTAA
- a CDS encoding peptidylprolyl isomerase → MQHRTTISKYIKLSVCTLFFGFVGLQTSAQKIKIDGVAVVIGKNIVLDSDIAKFKQEVELRSEGKVKITDCEMLEELMQQKLMAHHAIVDSVTVSDPEITSRVDRSIQYFTQQYGSIEKVIKAYGFNDLEDLKKELTTVQTENVLIEKEQQKVTEKVDVTPEEVRLYYVGLKDKGELPQFPAEIELAQIVLKAVPTNEETERVIAKLLEIKKQIEDGSSFKMKAIINSDDPGVTSNGGEYTVTKESAFIKEFKEMAFTLDIGQVSKPFKSQFGYHIMQLHAIKGNTRIASHILMQPEVPEDKLKEIKEKAEKIIVDIREGKITFDDAVKKYSDDDTKKNGGLIVNPSTGESKFDLTRMDPAFYARVSDLKKGEMTEPFYDEERSGDKMYKFILMKDRTDTHVADIIEDYVKVQQLALQKKKEETITKWAKEKIKDTYIKIGEDHGKCTFDKNWKKEVSK, encoded by the coding sequence ATGCAACACAGAACAACAATTTCAAAATATATTAAATTATCAGTTTGTACCCTTTTCTTCGGATTTGTAGGATTACAAACTTCTGCTCAGAAAATTAAAATTGATGGAGTAGCAGTTGTAATAGGTAAAAACATTGTTTTAGATTCTGATATTGCTAAGTTTAAGCAAGAAGTTGAATTAAGAAGTGAAGGAAAAGTAAAAATTACTGACTGCGAAATGTTAGAAGAATTAATGCAGCAGAAATTAATGGCACATCACGCAATTGTTGATAGTGTTACAGTATCTGACCCCGAAATTACATCTAGAGTAGATAGAAGTATTCAATATTTTACGCAACAATATGGTAGTATAGAAAAAGTGATTAAAGCTTATGGTTTTAATGACTTAGAAGATTTAAAAAAGGAATTAACTACAGTTCAAACAGAAAATGTTTTAATTGAAAAAGAGCAACAAAAAGTTACTGAAAAAGTAGATGTTACTCCAGAAGAAGTTCGTTTATATTATGTTGGATTAAAAGATAAAGGAGAATTACCTCAATTTCCTGCAGAAATAGAACTTGCTCAAATTGTTTTAAAAGCTGTTCCTACAAATGAAGAAACAGAAAGAGTTATTGCTAAACTACTTGAAATTAAAAAGCAAATAGAAGATGGTTCTAGTTTTAAAATGAAAGCTATTATTAATTCTGATGATCCAGGAGTTACAAGTAATGGAGGTGAATATACTGTAACTAAAGAGTCTGCTTTTATTAAAGAATTTAAAGAAATGGCTTTTACACTAGATATTGGTCAGGTTTCAAAACCATTTAAATCTCAGTTTGGTTACCATATTATGCAATTGCACGCAATTAAAGGTAATACAAGAATTGCATCTCATATTTTAATGCAACCAGAAGTTCCTGAAGATAAATTAAAAGAAATTAAAGAGAAAGCAGAAAAAATTATAGTTGATATTAGAGAAGGTAAAATAACTTTTGATGATGCTGTTAAGAAATATTCTGATGATGATACTAAGAAAAATGGAGGACTTATTGTAAACCCATCTACGGGAGAATCAAAATTTGATTTAACAAGAATGGACCCTGCTTTTTATGCAAGGGTTAGTGATCTTAAAAAAGGTGAAATGACAGAGCCTTTTTATGATGAAGAAAGATCTGGAGATAAAATGTATAAGTTTATTTTAATGAAAGACAGAACAGATACTCATGTTGCAGATATTATTGAAGATTATGTTAAAGTACAACAATTAGCCCTTCAAAAAAAGAAAGAAGAAACCATTACAAAGTGGGCTAAAGAAAAAATAAAAGATACTTATATTAAAATAGGAGAAGATCATGGTAAGTGTACTTTTGATAAGAACTGGAAAAAAGAAGTAAGTAAATAA
- a CDS encoding AAA family ATPase produces MSDVKAVNDLVFKYNALKAEIGKVIIGQHEAVNFTLLSILCGGHSLLVGVPGLAKTLLVNTVSDALGLNFKRIQFTPDLMPSDILGSEILDENRHFKFIKGPIFSNIILADEINRTPPKTQAALLEAMQERSVTVSGNHYKLDLPFFVLATQNPIEQEGTYPLPEAQLDRFMFSIYLEYPSFEEEVAVVKSTTGNKSETINPLFSSEEIVEVQKLIRKIPVADNVIEYAVRLVGKTRPKSKEATELVKSYLDWGAGPRASQNLILAAKAYAAVNGKFSPDIEDVKAVAIPILSHRIVKNYKAEAEGITISDIIKSLL; encoded by the coding sequence ATGTCTGACGTTAAAGCAGTAAATGATTTAGTATTTAAATACAACGCCTTAAAGGCAGAAATAGGTAAGGTTATAATTGGTCAGCACGAAGCTGTAAATTTCACTTTATTATCTATTCTTTGTGGAGGACACTCATTATTAGTTGGAGTTCCTGGTTTAGCAAAAACGTTGTTGGTAAATACTGTTTCTGATGCTTTAGGATTAAACTTTAAAAGAATACAATTTACACCAGATTTAATGCCTTCTGATATTTTAGGAAGTGAAATTTTAGATGAAAACAGACATTTTAAATTTATAAAAGGCCCTATTTTCTCTAATATTATTCTTGCTGATGAGATTAATAGAACGCCTCCAAAAACACAGGCAGCTTTATTAGAAGCAATGCAAGAACGTTCTGTAACTGTTTCTGGAAATCATTATAAATTAGATTTACCATTTTTTGTATTAGCAACTCAAAATCCTATTGAGCAAGAAGGAACGTATCCTTTACCAGAAGCTCAGTTAGATCGTTTTATGTTTTCAATTTATTTAGAATACCCTTCTTTTGAAGAAGAAGTTGCTGTAGTAAAAAGCACAACAGGTAATAAAAGTGAAACAATAAATCCTTTATTTTCATCTGAAGAAATTGTTGAGGTACAAAAATTAATACGTAAAATTCCTGTAGCAGATAATGTTATAGAATATGCAGTTCGTTTAGTAGGTAAAACAAGACCTAAATCTAAAGAAGCAACAGAATTAGTTAAATCTTATTTAGATTGGGGAGCAGGTCCAAGAGCCTCTCAGAATTTAATATTAGCAGCAAAAGCATATGCAGCAGTTAATGGAAAGTTTTCACCAGATATAGAAGATGTAAAAGCAGTTGCTATTCCTATTTTATCTCATAGAATTGTGAAAAATTATAAAGCAGAAGCAGAAGGAATTACTATTTCAGATATTATAAAATCTCTCTTATAG
- a CDS encoding RsmD family RNA methyltransferase, translated as MRIISGKHKSRRLKAPKNLPVRPTTDMAKESLFNILNNTYYFDSISVIDLFSGTGNISYEFASRGTKTIYAIDAHFGCIKYINETAKELDLPINTFKSDVYKFLEKTTLQADVIFADPPYDFDAEQFLKIVDLVFSQNILKEEGILIVEHSKHTDLSKHENHIYDKRYGGNVFSFFENLEQ; from the coding sequence ATGAGAATAATTTCCGGAAAGCATAAAAGCAGACGTTTAAAAGCGCCTAAAAACTTACCTGTTCGTCCAACAACAGACATGGCAAAAGAATCGCTATTTAACATCTTAAATAACACCTATTATTTTGATAGTATTTCTGTAATAGATTTATTCTCTGGTACAGGAAACATCAGTTATGAGTTTGCTTCTAGAGGTACCAAAACAATTTATGCAATTGATGCTCATTTTGGATGTATTAAATACATTAACGAAACAGCAAAAGAATTAGACTTACCAATAAATACTTTTAAAAGTGATGTCTATAAATTTTTAGAAAAAACCACTTTACAAGCTGATGTAATTTTTGCAGATCCACCATATGATTTTGATGCAGAACAATTTTTAAAAATCGTAGATTTAGTATTCTCTCAAAATATTTTAAAAGAAGAAGGTATTTTAATTGTAGAACATTCTAAACATACAGATTTATCTAAACATGAAAATCATATTTACGATAAACGTTATGGAGGAAATGTATTTAGTTTCTTTGAAAACCTAGAACAATAG
- a CDS encoding DUF3822 family protein, whose protein sequence is MIKKNSNTTLINIKDTKLSIQFNLDGFSFCITNNTTKEVLYFSEYIFEEKQITPEGLLKKIEEIFKTDEYLQKDFSSVLVIHQNNLFTLVPNAYFSEVKLSEYLNFNIKTLATDFIAFDDIQSVNAKNVYVPYVNINNYLFQNFGEFEYKHHLTSFIESLITLPNSDEKKVFVNVSKDTIDIVVLQNKQLEFSNSFYFETKEDFIYYILFTFEQLKLDVEEVKLYFTGDIELESEIYTIAYQYIRNIFFLESKNNIFDKLNASKHSNYILLNS, encoded by the coding sequence GTGATAAAAAAGAATAGTAATACTACTTTAATAAACATTAAAGATACTAAGTTATCCATCCAATTTAATTTGGATGGATTTTCTTTTTGTATAACAAACAATACAACTAAAGAAGTTTTATATTTTTCTGAATATATATTTGAAGAAAAACAAATAACTCCTGAAGGTTTATTAAAAAAGATTGAAGAAATCTTTAAAACAGACGAATACTTACAAAAAGATTTCTCTTCTGTATTAGTAATACATCAAAACAATTTATTTACGTTAGTACCTAATGCTTATTTTTCTGAAGTGAAACTTTCTGAATATCTTAATTTTAATATTAAAACATTAGCTACAGATTTTATTGCTTTTGATGATATACAAAGTGTAAATGCAAAAAACGTTTACGTACCTTATGTAAACATCAATAATTACTTATTTCAAAATTTTGGCGAGTTTGAATACAAACATCATCTTACTTCATTTATTGAAAGTTTAATTACTTTACCTAATTCTGATGAAAAAAAGGTGTTTGTAAATGTTTCAAAAGATACTATTGATATAGTTGTTCTTCAAAATAAGCAATTAGAATTTTCAAATTCTTTTTATTTTGAAACTAAAGAAGACTTTATTTATTATATCCTATTTACATTTGAGCAATTAAAATTAGATGTAGAAGAAGTAAAACTATATTTTACTGGAGATATTGAATTAGAATCAGAAATCTATACTATTGCATATCAATATATCAGAAATATTTTCTTTTTAGAAAGTAAGAATAACATTTTCGACAAATTAAACGCTTCTAAACATTCAAATTATATCCTTTTAAATTCATGA
- a CDS encoding ATP-dependent DNA helicase → MIKKPAEFYSELLKKFQYSPTSKQNTLLRLLSDFIFGEDKDDLFLLKGYAGTGKTTTISAFVNSLASAGKKSVLLAPTGRAAKVISLYSKREAFTIHKKIYFPKKQSNGSVDFVLQPNKHRNTIFIIDEASMIPDSRQNQKLFETGSLLDDLIRYVYSGHQCKLIFIGDTAQLPPVKLNISPALEHDTLTYDFHKNVTEIELDEVMRQHEDSGILANATLLRLMIQNDATDFQFNIDFPDIIRLEDGYDIEDALVTAYDNDGVEDTAFIVRSNKRANQYNEQIRMHIRGQENEISPGDYIMVVKNNYFWLKENSTAGFIANGDICEVLKIFSIKELYGFKFAEVEVRMIDYPDMQPFETVLLLDTLTSETPSLTYEESNKLYQAVKEDYAHEKSKSKQFLAIKKNVFFNALQVKFSYSMTCHKSQGGQWKTVFIEQPYLPEGVSKEYYRWLYTALTRAQEKLYLIGFKDDLFND, encoded by the coding sequence ATGATAAAAAAACCAGCCGAATTTTACTCAGAATTGCTGAAAAAGTTTCAATATTCTCCAACTTCTAAACAAAACACGTTGTTACGCCTTTTAAGTGACTTTATTTTTGGAGAAGATAAAGATGATTTGTTTTTATTGAAAGGATATGCAGGTACAGGAAAAACGACAACAATTAGTGCTTTTGTAAATAGTTTGGCTTCTGCAGGAAAAAAATCAGTTTTGTTGGCTCCTACAGGTAGAGCCGCAAAAGTGATTTCTTTGTACTCAAAAAGAGAAGCTTTTACGATTCATAAGAAGATCTATTTTCCAAAGAAACAATCCAATGGTTCTGTAGATTTTGTTTTACAGCCAAATAAGCATAGAAATACAATTTTTATTATTGATGAAGCTTCTATGATTCCTGATAGTAGACAAAATCAAAAATTATTTGAAACGGGTTCTTTATTAGACGATTTAATAAGATATGTTTATTCTGGTCATCAATGTAAATTGATATTTATTGGTGATACAGCTCAATTACCACCAGTAAAATTAAATATTAGTCCTGCCTTAGAACATGATACTTTAACGTATGATTTTCATAAGAATGTAACAGAAATAGAATTAGATGAGGTAATGCGTCAGCATGAAGATTCTGGTATACTTGCAAATGCAACTTTATTAAGGTTGATGATTCAAAATGATGCAACCGATTTTCAATTTAATATCGATTTTCCTGATATTATACGATTAGAAGATGGTTATGATATTGAAGATGCTTTAGTGACTGCTTATGATAATGATGGAGTAGAGGATACTGCTTTTATTGTACGTTCTAACAAAAGAGCAAATCAGTATAATGAACAAATTAGAATGCATATTCGTGGACAAGAAAACGAAATATCTCCAGGTGATTATATAATGGTTGTTAAGAATAATTATTTTTGGTTAAAAGAAAATTCAACCGCAGGTTTTATTGCCAATGGAGATATTTGTGAAGTTTTAAAAATATTTTCCATCAAAGAATTATACGGTTTTAAATTTGCAGAAGTTGAGGTTAGAATGATTGACTATCCAGATATGCAACCTTTTGAAACGGTATTGTTATTAGATACTTTAACAAGTGAAACACCTTCTTTAACTTATGAAGAGTCAAATAAATTATATCAAGCAGTAAAAGAAGATTATGCACACGAAAAATCAAAATCGAAACAGTTTTTAGCAATTAAAAAAAATGTCTTTTTTAATGCATTGCAAGTAAAATTCTCTTATTCTATGACGTGTCATAAATCTCAAGGAGGACAATGGAAAACTGTTTTTATTGAACAACCTTATTTACCAGAAGGAGTTTCTAAGGAATATTATAGATGGCTATATACGGCATTAACAAGAGCACAAGAAAAGTTGTATTTAATAGGTTTTAAAGATGATTTATTTAATGATTAA